The Theropithecus gelada isolate Dixy chromosome 11, Tgel_1.0, whole genome shotgun sequence genome includes a region encoding these proteins:
- the WASHC1 gene encoding WASH complex subunit 1 isoform X4 codes for MLGAETEEKLFDAPLSISKREQLEQQVPENYFYVPDLGQVPEIDVPSYLPDLPGIANDLMYSADLGPGIAPSAPGTIPELPTFHTEVAEPLKTDLQDGVLTAPPPPPPPPPPPPAPEVLASAPPLPPSTAAPVGQGARQDSSSSASPSVQGAPKEVVDPSGGRATLLESIRQAGGIGKAKLRSVKERKLEKKKQKEQEQVRATSQGGDLMSDLFNKLVMRRKGISGKGPGAGEGPGGAFARVSDSIPPLPPPQQPQAEEDEDDWES; via the exons ATGCTGGGGGCGGAGACAGAGGAGAAGCTGTTTGATGCCCCCTTGTCCATCAGCAAGAGAGAGCAGCTGGAACAGCAG GTCCCAGAGAACTACTTCTATGTGCCAGACCTGGGCCAGGTGCCTGAGATTGATGTGCCATCCTACCTGCCTGACCTGCCCGGCATTGCCAACGACCTCATGTACAGTGCCGACCTGGGCCCTGGCATTGCCCCCTCTGCCCCTGGCACCATTCCAGAACTGCCCACGTTCCACACTGAGGTAGCTGAGCCTCTCAAGACAG ACCTACAAGATGGGGTGCTAACAGcacccccaccacctccaccgcccccaccacctcccccagctcctgAGGTGCTGGCCAGcgcacccccactcccaccctcaaCCGCGGCCCCTGTAGGCCAAGGCGCCAGGCAGGACAGCAGCAGCAGCGCGTCTCCTTCAG TCCAGGGAGCTCCCAAGGAAGTGGTCGACCCCTCTGGTGGCCGGGCCACTCTGCTGGAGTCCATCCGCCAAGCCGGGGGCATCGGCAAGGCCAAACTGCGCAGCGTGAAGGAGCGAAAGCTggagaagaagaagcagaaggagCAGGAGCAAG TGAGAGCCACGAGCCAAGGTGGGGACCTGATGTCGGATCTCTTCAACAAGCTGGTCATGAGGCGCAAGG GCATCTCTGGGAAAGGACCCGGGGCTGGTGAGGGGCCCGGAGGAGCCTTTGCCCGCGTGTCAGACTCCATCCCTCCTCTGCCACCACCGCAGCAGCCACAGGCAGAGGAGGACGAGGACGACTGGGAATCCTAG